DNA sequence from the Candidatus Methylomirabilota bacterium genome:
GAAGACCGGGGTCGCGGGCATCCACCTCGAGGACCAGCGGTTCCCGAAGCGCTGCGGCCACATCGCGGGCAAGACGGTCGTGTCGCGCGAGGAGGCGCTGGGCAAGTACCGGGCCGCCATCGCCGAGCGTGACCGGCTCGACCGTGATTTCGTGATCATCGCCCGCACCGACGCCTACGGCGCGGTGGGCGGCAGCATGGAGGAGGCGATCTGGCGGGGCCGCGCCTACGCCGACGCCGGCGTGGACCTGGTGTGGGCGGAGCTGTCGGGCTCCGAGCGCGGGCCGGCCATCGAGTTCGCGCGCGCCATGAGGCAGACGCATCCGGACCTGCCGCTGGCCTTCAACTACTCGTCGTCGTTCCGCTGGCACAAGGATGCCGATCCGCTGACGTTCCGCGAGCTGGGCGAGCTCGGCTACAAGTTCATCTTCATCACCCTCTTCGGAGCCCACGCCGCGATGTACTCGGTCTGGAACTTCATGCAGGAGCTGGTGAAGAACGAAGAGCAGGCCCAGTGGACCCTCGAGCGCCAGAAGGTCGGCCATCCCACCGAGAGCCACCACGTGATGGCGCGGGTGGCGCACTTCCAGGAGCTCGAGCAGCGTTACATTCCGGGGACCGCGGAGCGCCTGCAGGGCTCCGACGGCTTCGGCGAGGCCAAGTCGCACTGAGGGTGGCGCCCGGCGGCCGGTCCGGCAGGGCCGGCCCGCCCCGGCGTCAGCTCGTCCGGCGCTGGTTGATCGTCTGGACGATGCGGACCCCGATGACGGCCAGCAGCGTCAGCAGCACGACCACGAGCACGATCCGCTCGGCCTCTCCGACCACGTAACGGAGGCGCTCCACGTAGGCGCCGAAGCCGTAGCCCACCGCATACCCGGCGCCGACCACCACCGGCACGTACACCACCGCCCCCGCCACGTTGGCGGCGAGAAACGAGGCGAACGACATCCCGAGGGCGCCAGCCAGCGGACCCGCGGTGAAGCGAATCCCGGGAACGAAGCGAGCGACGAACACCGCGACGGGACCTCGCCGCGCCACGAACGCCTTCATGTTCCCGAGACGCTCGGGATGGCCGAGGACCCACAGCGCGTACCGAGGCAACGCGTTCTGGCCGTAGCGGCGTCCGAGCCAGTAGCCGATGTTGTCGCCGACCACCGCGCTCACGATGCCTACGACGAGGACCAGCGACAGGCGGAGCTTGCCGCGCCACACCAGGTAGCCGGCGAGCGCGAGGATGGTCTCCTCGGGCACGGGCAGTCCGACGTTGCCCAGCACGACCACCACGAAGATGGCGACGTAGCCCCAGTGGCCGACGAACTCGTGGAGGTCGCTCACAAGGCGATGGAGCGACCGCGGATCAGGCGCGCGTGCGCTTCACGGTGATGGCGCCCTCCGGGAAGCAGGCGGATGTCAGGCCCGGGAGTCGAACGCCCGGGTGCACGGACGATGGCGGCATCGCCCCAAGCATCGCACCGCCCGAGACGCTTCGGCACCGAATTTGACACGCGATGGCCCACGCCGTAGTCTCGGCGGCATGTCGGGCCGGCGCGCGCGGCTGGTGATCCTGCTGGTCCTGTTCCATGTCGGATTGGCCGCGGCCGCCACCGTCCTGTCGATCGACGTCGCGTCGGCGCCGAGCTACTTCGACGACAGCGACGGCGACTTCCTGCCGCGGCTGCTCGCCGAGCAGATGCCGGCGGTACTGGATCCGGCCGCCGACTGGGGGCCGGTCCTCATCCTCCTCGCCGCGGTCGCCGCGTGCGCCTCTCGGCCCGGCTCGCCGGTCGCCGCCGCGCGCGTCCGCGTCCGCGCGCCGCCTCGCCCATAGCCTCCTCGCCACGCGGTGGTCGCGCGGGTGGACGTCGCGCCCGCCTCCAGGGGTGTCTCTCGACGCAGGAGGACGGACATGTTCGGTCTGGGCGTTCAGGAGTTGATGCTGATCCTGCTCATCGCGCTGGTGCTGTTCGGCGGGTCGAGGATCCCGGATCTCGGCCGCTCGCTCGGACAGGCGATTCGCGAGTTCAAGAAGGGCGTGGAAAGTCCGGATGCCGCCGTCGAGCCGCGGGAGGGCTCCGAGCGCGGGAAGGAGACCGGCCGCACCGGCTAGCGATCGGCGTTGGCCGCGAATGCTTGACACCCGGGCGGCTCCGCCTCTAGCGTAAGGGCTCCAGAGGCCGCCCCGGGTGAAGATCAGCGCGGTCAAGAAGCTGTTCGTCGGGTCTCCGCTCGCCACGGC
Encoded proteins:
- a CDS encoding DedA family protein — protein: MSDLHEFVGHWGYVAIFVVVVLGNVGLPVPEETILALAGYLVWRGKLRLSLVLVVGIVSAVVGDNIGYWLGRRYGQNALPRYALWVLGHPERLGNMKAFVARRGPVAVFVARFVPGIRFTAGPLAGALGMSFASFLAANVAGAVVYVPVVVGAGYAVGYGFGAYVERLRYVVGEAERIVLVVVLLTLLAVIGVRIVQTINQRRTS
- a CDS encoding isocitrate lyase/PEP mutase family protein; this encodes MESKGQVFRRLLKDEPYLFTGGIYSPLDARIAEQAGMKSIYLSGYSLAMLNGWPDMGFLTMTEVTKAASMVASAVELPIIADADDGYGNALSTLRTVQEFVKTGVAGIHLEDQRFPKRCGHIAGKTVVSREEALGKYRAAIAERDRLDRDFVIIARTDAYGAVGGSMEEAIWRGRAYADAGVDLVWAELSGSERGPAIEFARAMRQTHPDLPLAFNYSSSFRWHKDADPLTFRELGELGYKFIFITLFGAHAAMYSVWNFMQELVKNEEQAQWTLERQKVGHPTESHHVMARVAHFQELEQRYIPGTAERLQGSDGFGEAKSH
- a CDS encoding twin-arginine translocase TatA/TatE family subunit, whose protein sequence is MFGLGVQELMLILLIALVLFGGSRIPDLGRSLGQAIREFKKGVESPDAAVEPREGSERGKETGRTG